GAGCGGGAGCAAGGGAAGGCTCGCGTCGGTCGCGAGTTTTTCTCACCGTTGATTTTGCTGGTGGCGCTGATGTTGGCGATCGAGTTCGCCCTGTCGCAACGCTTCTATCGGCAGGAGGCGTAGCGCACGCATGTCTGGCTGGTACCTGCAACCAACGTTCGATAGTCTTACGGTCGTGTTCATCACGGCGGTGATCCTGGTTGCACTGCTGGCGATCGCGCCTTCGTTTGCATCGACCACCGAACGTCGTCGCGGGCTGATCGCGCTGTTGCGTTTCGGCGCGATCGGACTGCTGGTGCTGACCATGTTGCGCCCAACCTGGCTGACAACCACTACGCGACCGCAAACGGCGACGTTGGTCGTGATGTACGACGTCAGTCAGAGCATGTCGATCCCCGATTCATCCGCAGGCGAAACCCGCTATGACGCGGTGCAGGAGGCGCTGAAAGGAGTGCAGTCTGATCTGGCGTCCCTCGGTCAGAACATTGAGGTCGCGGTCTATGCGTTTGATTCGCAAGCCGAACGGGTCGCGTTTGAAAATGGCAAGATTGCATTTCCGCAAGACGCCGCCGGCCGCTTTACCGATATCGGTTCGTCACTCGATGATGTCGTCCGTCAGATGGCCGGCAAGAAGCTGGCCGGCGTCGTGCTGTTGTCCGACGGAGCGCAGCGCGTCTTTACTCCTCGGGTTGAATTGCAAAGAGCGGCCCGCGATCTGGCGCGGCTGGACGTGCCGCTGCATACGCTGACGTTTGGTCAGGCGATTGATCCGTCGCAGGCCCGCGATGTGGCGGTCAAAACGTTGGCCGATCAGTTTACCGTCTTCGTCAAAAACGAGATGGTCGTCCAGGCGGCGATTCATATTCAAGGGATGGCCAATCGCCCGGTGCCGGTGCAGTTGATCCTCGAAAACGAAAAAGGAGAAGCGACCGTCATCGATACGAAACGGATTCAATCGACAAAGGATCAGGAGACGCTCGACGTCGGCTTTCGCTTCACGCCGCAAACGCCGGGGCAGTACAAGCTGACCGTCGCGATCGAGCCGCAAGAGGGAGAGCTGATTAGCAAAAACAATCGACTGGACGCTTATTTGAATGTGCTGTCGGGCGGATTGAAGGTGCTGTATGTCGAAGGACGCGTGCTTGATCGGTACGAGCAAATGTATTTGCGCCGTGCAATCGCCAAGTCGGCCGATATGCAGATCGATTTTCAATGGCTCGATCGTCGTCGCCGCGATCAATGGCCGGTTGATCTGACCAAGCAGATGGAAGAGGGGAAGTACGACGTTTTCATTATCGGCGATCTCGATTCGACCGCGCTGAGCGATTCGACGCTGACGTTGTTGGCCAAGCAGGTCGAAGAAGGGAAAGGGCTGATGATGCAGGGAGGCTTTCACACATTTGGCGCTGGGCGGTATCAACGGACTCCGCTGGCCGACGTGTTGCCGATTACGATCAATCGCTTTGAAGGACAAGACTTTGATGCGCCGATTCGGGAAGACCTGCACGTCGCTGGGCCGCTTGCATTGCATCCGACCAAACCGCATTACTTAACGACGATCGCCGTGCTGACCGAAAATAATAACGCCTGGCAGTCATTGCCGCCGATGCATGGCGCCAATCATTTTGAAGGGATCAAGCCGCGGGCTCAAGTTTTGCTAGAAACCAATCGCAACGTACCGATCTTGGTTGCTGGCGAGTATGGTCTCGGCCGCGTGTTGGCTTTCGCCGTCGATGGAACCTGGCAATGGGCTTCATTTGGCAAGGCCGATCTGCACAAACGTTTTTGGA
The nucleotide sequence above comes from Blastopirellula sp. J2-11. Encoded proteins:
- a CDS encoding glutamine amidotransferase, with product MSGWYLQPTFDSLTVVFITAVILVALLAIAPSFASTTERRRGLIALLRFGAIGLLVLTMLRPTWLTTTTRPQTATLVVMYDVSQSMSIPDSSAGETRYDAVQEALKGVQSDLASLGQNIEVAVYAFDSQAERVAFENGKIAFPQDAAGRFTDIGSSLDDVVRQMAGKKLAGVVLLSDGAQRVFTPRVELQRAARDLARLDVPLHTLTFGQAIDPSQARDVAVKTLADQFTVFVKNEMVVQAAIHIQGMANRPVPVQLILENEKGEATVIDTKRIQSTKDQETLDVGFRFTPQTPGQYKLTVAIEPQEGELISKNNRLDAYLNVLSGGLKVLYVEGRVLDRYEQMYLRRAIAKSADMQIDFQWLDRRRRDQWPVDLTKQMEEGKYDVFIIGDLDSTALSDSTLTLLAKQVEEGKGLMMQGGFHTFGAGRYQRTPLADVLPITINRFEGQDFDAPIREDLHVAGPLALHPTKPHYLTTIAVLTENNNAWQSLPPMHGANHFEGIKPRAQVLLETNRNVPILVAGEYGLGRVLAFAVDGTWQWASFGKADLHKRFWRQCILWLAKKEELERRDVYVELPQRRFPPQSQFTFNAGARDAAGDVIADATFQASLIAPDGSKTNVRLAPGDEGVIGTVETGDTAGDYMLEVTALRDGKALGVGNGRFFVADQDLELADPSAKPSQMASLAAITSSAGGKAWAAEQLPELIEMVKKSPPETEIEVQTKWTWPESARDAWLNLILVVGLLSGEWYLRKKWGMV